A section of the Elizabethkingia anophelis R26 genome encodes:
- the ribH gene encoding 6,7-dimethyl-8-ribityllumazine synthase, translated as MATTDLSAYKPLHITNADEMIIGIVFSEWNDFVTHNLRDGAIETLKKEGLKENNIHVFPVPGAFELSYASMQLAKTGKYDAVIAIGCVIRGETAHFDYVCSGVTQGITNINLMTDTPAIFCLLTDDNKEQSIARSGGALGNKGIEAAVTAMEMVEFKKNLNK; from the coding sequence ATGGCAACAACTGATCTTTCAGCTTATAAGCCACTCCATATAACAAATGCCGATGAAATGATTATCGGCATTGTTTTTTCTGAGTGGAATGACTTTGTAACTCATAACCTTCGTGACGGAGCAATTGAAACTCTGAAAAAAGAAGGCTTAAAGGAGAATAACATCCATGTATTTCCGGTTCCGGGAGCTTTTGAGCTAAGCTATGCTTCTATGCAGCTAGCAAAAACCGGGAAATATGATGCAGTTATCGCTATTGGATGTGTAATTCGCGGAGAAACGGCTCATTTTGACTACGTATGTTCAGGAGTGACCCAAGGTATCACTAATATTAATTTAATGACAGATACCCCCGCTATCTTTTGTTTATTGACAGATGATAACAAGGAGCAGTCTATTGCCCGAAGTGGTGGTGCATTAGGAAATAAAGGTATTGAAGCTGCTGTAACAGCAATGGAGATGGTTGAATTCAAAAAGAATCTGAATAAATAA
- a CDS encoding TAT-variant-translocated molybdopterin oxidoreductase, whose product MASNKIQFRSIHELKDPTLTNKLAQKEFAEEIPVDEFLGNEEKMNGSSTSRRDFLKLLGFSTAAVTLAACEAPVIKTIPYVVKPHDIIPGVPNYYASSYFDGFDFASVLVKTREGRPIKIEPNPAAGNLGKTNARAQASVLSLYDNDKIKQPKVNGKEATFDEVDNTVLKALADAQASNKKVVLLSHSMPSPTFKKLFGDFKAKYPNAELVTYDAFPYAAALDAAQEVFGSRNIPVYDLSKSQLVVSFNADFLGDFNGASLETSYAAARVPGDKMLRHVQIESNMSLTGANADTRIKQKPSQLYKTLVEVYNGLNGGTSDKIAASIVKELQAKGSNAVVFADGSKAAHVLAHLINQKLASNAFTGKASYLKEFDGARYNEFLSWLNGGQVGVVITNNIDPVYSSNKGAQFKAALSKANFVVAIADKNNEVAKAAKVVIPATHWLESWGDVMPETGVYTLMQPTIQKVYKSRQVEESLLIWTNGKGAPNNYYDYLKANAVTILGGTSFNQALYNGFNNVSGGSNLSYSGGNASQAISELQAFKASDLELVLNTNTAIGDGTQANNPWLQELPDPITRMSWDNYITISPADAKKLDIDNDLNARMQLDGSIVNLTVNGVTLKDVPVFIQPGQADGSIGLALGYGKTDNGEVAKTGINAYPLFDGSNLALSGVKLEKTGEMHQFAGMQLQNTLMGRYEIAKEVPLQTFLHKDVNDWNKPLEMHTYGGTLPMGKIDLWDNNDDTDGPHFNLSIDLNSCTGCGACVIACQAENNVPVVGKEEIRMSRDMYWLRIDRYYSSTKKVEVAEGLQEGMAVPGLYGSKVLGIEGALENPAENPDVIFQPVMCQHCNHAPCETVCPVAATSHGKQGQNQMAYNRCIGTRYCANNCPYKVRRFNWFNYALNDKFDYNMNNDLGRMVLNPDVVVRTRGVMEKCSMCIQMTQASILEAKKDGRRVADGEFQTACSKACSTGAMQFGDMNDNGSHVRSLFGSKRRYYLLEEIGTKPNVFYHTKIRNREEKEV is encoded by the coding sequence ATGGCTTCAAATAAAATACAATTCAGAAGTATTCACGAACTAAAAGATCCAACTTTAACAAACAAGTTGGCTCAGAAAGAATTTGCCGAAGAAATTCCGGTAGATGAATTCCTAGGGAATGAGGAAAAAATGAATGGTTCTTCTACCAGCAGAAGAGACTTCCTAAAGCTTTTAGGATTCTCTACAGCAGCAGTAACACTTGCTGCTTGTGAAGCTCCGGTAATTAAGACTATTCCTTATGTTGTGAAACCTCACGATATTATCCCGGGTGTACCTAACTACTATGCATCATCTTATTTTGACGGATTCGATTTTGCAAGTGTATTGGTAAAAACAAGAGAAGGACGTCCAATTAAAATTGAACCAAACCCTGCTGCAGGCAACCTTGGTAAAACAAATGCAAGAGCTCAGGCAAGTGTTCTTTCTCTTTATGATAACGATAAAATAAAGCAACCAAAAGTTAACGGTAAAGAAGCTACTTTTGATGAAGTAGATAACACTGTACTTAAGGCTTTGGCAGATGCTCAGGCATCTAACAAGAAAGTAGTTTTACTTTCTCACTCTATGCCAAGCCCTACTTTCAAAAAGCTTTTTGGTGACTTCAAAGCTAAATATCCTAATGCTGAGCTGGTAACTTACGATGCATTTCCATATGCAGCAGCACTAGACGCAGCACAGGAAGTATTCGGAAGCAGAAACATTCCGGTTTATGATCTAAGCAAATCTCAATTGGTAGTATCTTTCAACGCAGATTTCTTAGGAGATTTCAACGGAGCAAGTTTAGAAACTTCTTATGCAGCAGCAAGAGTTCCTGGTGACAAAATGTTGAGACACGTACAGATTGAATCCAACATGTCTTTAACCGGAGCAAATGCTGACACAAGAATTAAGCAAAAGCCTTCTCAGCTATATAAAACTTTAGTAGAAGTTTACAACGGATTAAACGGGGGCACTTCTGATAAGATTGCTGCTTCTATCGTTAAAGAACTTCAGGCTAAAGGAAGCAATGCTGTAGTATTTGCGGATGGTTCTAAAGCGGCACACGTTTTAGCACACTTAATAAATCAAAAATTAGCTTCTAATGCTTTCACAGGTAAGGCTTCTTATCTTAAAGAATTTGACGGAGCTCGTTATAATGAATTCCTTTCTTGGTTAAATGGTGGTCAGGTAGGTGTTGTTATCACAAATAACATTGACCCTGTATACTCTTCTAACAAAGGTGCTCAATTCAAAGCAGCTTTATCAAAAGCAAACTTTGTAGTAGCAATTGCAGATAAAAATAACGAAGTAGCTAAAGCTGCTAAAGTTGTAATCCCTGCAACTCACTGGTTAGAATCTTGGGGTGATGTAATGCCTGAAACAGGTGTTTACACTCTAATGCAGCCTACTATCCAGAAGGTTTACAAATCAAGACAAGTTGAAGAGTCTCTTTTAATCTGGACAAACGGAAAAGGAGCTCCAAATAATTACTACGATTACCTTAAAGCAAACGCTGTAACAATTCTTGGTGGAACATCATTCAATCAGGCATTATACAATGGTTTCAATAATGTAAGTGGTGGTAGCAACCTTTCATATTCAGGAGGTAATGCTTCTCAGGCAATTTCTGAGCTACAAGCATTCAAAGCTTCTGATTTAGAATTAGTATTGAATACCAATACTGCAATTGGAGATGGTACTCAGGCTAACAACCCTTGGTTACAAGAATTACCAGATCCTATCACAAGAATGTCTTGGGATAACTATATCACTATTTCTCCTGCAGATGCTAAGAAGTTAGATATAGATAACGATCTTAATGCCAGAATGCAGTTAGATGGTTCTATTGTTAACCTTACTGTAAATGGAGTAACATTAAAAGATGTTCCTGTATTCATTCAGCCAGGACAAGCAGATGGATCTATTGGTCTAGCACTTGGATATGGTAAAACAGATAATGGTGAGGTAGCTAAGACAGGTATCAATGCATATCCTTTATTCGATGGATCTAACCTTGCTCTTTCAGGTGTTAAACTTGAAAAAACAGGTGAAATGCACCAGTTTGCAGGTATGCAGCTTCAGAACACTCTTATGGGACGTTATGAAATTGCAAAAGAAGTTCCATTACAAACATTCTTACACAAAGATGTTAATGACTGGAATAAGCCATTAGAGATGCATACTTACGGAGGTACTTTACCAATGGGTAAAATCGACCTTTGGGATAATAATGATGATACTGATGGTCCTCACTTCAACCTTTCTATCGACCTTAACTCATGTACAGGTTGTGGAGCTTGTGTAATTGCGTGTCAGGCAGAAAACAACGTTCCTGTAGTAGGTAAAGAAGAGATCAGAATGTCTCGTGATATGTACTGGTTAAGAATTGACCGTTACTATTCTTCAACAAAGAAAGTAGAAGTAGCTGAAGGACTACAGGAAGGAATGGCTGTTCCGGGACTTTATGGAAGTAAAGTTCTAGGTATAGAAGGAGCCTTGGAAAACCCTGCAGAGAATCCGGATGTAATCTTCCAACCGGTAATGTGTCAGCACTGTAACCATGCTCCATGTGAAACTGTATGTCCGGTAGCGGCTACATCTCATGGTAAGCAGGGGCAGAACCAAATGGCATACAACAGATGTATTGGTACAAGATATTGTGCAAACAACTGTCCTTACAAAGTAAGAAGATTCAACTGGTTCAACTATGCATTAAACGATAAGTTTGATTATAACATGAACAATGACCTTGGTCGTATGGTACTTAACCCGGATGTTGTGGTTAGAACCAGAGGGGTAATGGAGAAATGTTCAATGTGTATCCAAATGACTCAGGCGTCAATTCTTGAAGCTAAGAAAGACGGCAGAAGAGTTGCTGACGGAGAATTCCAGACAGCTTGTTCTAAAGCTTGTTCTACAGGAGCTATGCAGTTCGGTGATATGAACGATAACGGATCTCATGTAAGAAGCTTATTCGGTAGCAAGAGAAGATATTACCTGCTAGAGGAAATTGGTACAAAACCAAACGTTTTCTACCATACGAAAATTAGAAATAGAGAAGAAAAAGAAGTTTAA
- the nrfD gene encoding NrfD/PsrC family molybdoenzyme membrane anchor subunit gives MSGHYEAPIREPLIIGHKTYHDITEDIARPIEERAGKLWWYSLYAALVLFIYGVGCIAYTIGTGIGAWGLNRTINWGWDITNFVWWVGIGHAGTLISAVLLLFRQRWRMSVNRSAEAMTIFAVVQAALFPVIHMGRVWVGYWVFPLPNQFGSLWPNFNSPLLWDVFAISTYFSVSVVFWFMGLIPDFAMIRDRAKTPFTKKIYTILAFGWGGKAKHWQRFEELSLVLAGLATPLVFSVHTTVSFDFATSVIKGWHSTIYPPYFVAGAIFSGFAMVQTLLLVARKVCHLEQYITMYHIEIMNIVIIVTGGMVTVAYATEYFIGWYSGSRFEDFTYLSPGAAVGPYWWAFWALIICNLVVPASFWFKKLRTNIIWTFIVALIINIGMWFERFDIIVINLSRDYLPSSWTMFKPTIIDVGVYLGTIGFFSVLFLLYARTFPVIAQAELKTILKISGETYKAKEGDEHH, from the coding sequence ATGTCAGGACATTACGAAGCCCCGATTAGGGAACCGCTTATTATTGGTCACAAGACTTACCATGATATTACGGAAGATATTGCTCGTCCAATCGAGGAAAGAGCCGGAAAATTATGGTGGTACTCTCTTTATGCAGCACTTGTACTATTTATCTACGGAGTTGGATGTATAGCTTATACAATTGGTACAGGTATTGGTGCATGGGGGTTAAACAGGACTATCAACTGGGGTTGGGATATTACCAACTTCGTATGGTGGGTAGGTATTGGTCACGCCGGTACATTGATCTCTGCCGTACTATTATTATTTAGACAAAGATGGAGAATGTCGGTTAACCGTTCTGCAGAGGCAATGACAATCTTTGCCGTTGTTCAGGCAGCGTTATTCCCGGTAATCCACATGGGTCGTGTTTGGGTTGGATACTGGGTATTCCCATTACCAAACCAGTTTGGATCTCTTTGGCCAAACTTTAACTCGCCTCTACTTTGGGACGTATTTGCAATCTCAACTTATTTCTCGGTATCAGTAGTATTCTGGTTCATGGGACTTATTCCTGACTTTGCAATGATCCGTGACAGAGCAAAGACTCCATTCACTAAAAAGATTTACACTATCCTTGCATTTGGTTGGGGAGGTAAAGCAAAGCACTGGCAAAGATTTGAAGAACTTTCATTAGTTCTTGCAGGTTTAGCAACACCGCTTGTATTCTCAGTACACACCACGGTATCATTTGACTTCGCCACTTCAGTAATCAAAGGATGGCACTCTACCATCTATCCTCCGTACTTCGTTGCGGGTGCGATCTTCTCAGGATTCGCGATGGTACAGACCCTTCTTTTAGTTGCAAGGAAAGTATGTCACTTAGAGCAATATATTACAATGTACCACATCGAGATTATGAACATCGTAATCATTGTAACTGGTGGTATGGTAACTGTAGCTTATGCAACTGAATATTTCATCGGATGGTATTCAGGTTCAAGATTCGAGGACTTTACATATTTATCTCCGGGAGCTGCTGTTGGTCCTTACTGGTGGGCATTCTGGGCGTTAATTATCTGTAACCTTGTTGTTCCTGCATCATTCTGGTTCAAGAAATTAAGAACCAATATTATCTGGACATTTATAGTAGCATTAATCATCAACATCGGTATGTGGTTTGAGCGTTTTGATATCATCGTTATCAACCTTTCAAGAGACTACTTACCATCTTCATGGACAATGTTTAAGCCAACTATTATAGACGTGGGTGTATATTTAGGAACTATCGGATTCTTCTCTGTATTATTCCTTTTATATGCGAGAACATTCCCTGTAATTGCACAGGCGGAATTGAAAACGATTTTGAAAATTTCTGGTGAAACTTATAAAGCAAAAGAAGGAGATGAGCACCACTAA
- a CDS encoding adenine phosphoribosyltransferase: MASESLIQKLEATIENIPDFPKPGIQFKDITPVFLNPKLYEEVIDDLAEFSRGKVDVVCGIESRGFLFGIALAVKLDVPFVLIRKKGKLPPPFISQKYDLEYGSSEIEMKADQLKTGQRVLIHDDLLATGGTTEAAARLVEKQGAIVSQFSFLIGLDFLNGEEKLRPFNAEVYKILSY, encoded by the coding sequence ATGGCATCTGAAAGCTTAATCCAAAAGCTGGAAGCAACAATTGAAAATATTCCTGATTTCCCAAAACCGGGAATACAGTTCAAAGACATTACACCTGTATTTCTGAATCCTAAACTCTACGAGGAGGTAATTGACGATTTAGCGGAATTCAGTCGCGGAAAAGTAGATGTTGTCTGCGGAATAGAAAGTCGCGGTTTTTTATTCGGAATTGCGCTGGCCGTAAAACTTGATGTTCCTTTTGTTCTGATCAGGAAAAAAGGAAAATTACCCCCACCTTTTATTTCTCAAAAATACGATCTGGAGTATGGTTCTTCTGAAATAGAAATGAAAGCTGATCAGTTAAAAACCGGACAACGGGTTTTGATTCATGATGATCTGCTTGCTACCGGCGGGACAACAGAGGCTGCAGCCAGGTTAGTAGAAAAACAGGGTGCAATAGTTTCTCAGTTTAGCTTTTTAATTGGCTTAGACTTCTTGAATGGTGAAGAAAAACTTCGCCCGTTCAATGCTGAAGTTTATAAGATCCTTTCATACTAG
- a CDS encoding tetratricopeptide repeat protein: MTKNNNSGKETVEFFEDLDKRNLNSEKFIERYSKQIGISLGVILLGILGYFAYDQFVLGPKNEEATTEFLAAQKNLSQGKEDVALGGKSAANPGFIGTYNEYSGTKVGKLAAYNAAVLEFKKGNFQKAYDMMDNFSSSNKILMALKYGVMGDCLANLNKGDDALSQFEKAVSSSDDDYTSYYFTRKAGLLSLSLKKNDAAKKYFSSIEEKYKDYDNGASDAYIEMVKYY, translated from the coding sequence ATGACTAAAAATAATAACAGCGGAAAAGAAACTGTAGAGTTTTTCGAAGATTTAGACAAAAGAAATCTGAATTCTGAAAAATTCATTGAAAGATACTCAAAGCAAATTGGAATTTCACTAGGTGTTATCCTTCTTGGTATCTTAGGTTACTTTGCTTATGACCAATTTGTATTAGGTCCGAAAAATGAGGAGGCAACAACTGAATTTCTTGCTGCACAGAAAAATCTAAGCCAAGGAAAAGAAGATGTAGCCCTTGGTGGAAAATCTGCTGCTAATCCTGGATTTATTGGAACTTATAATGAATATTCCGGAACTAAAGTAGGTAAACTTGCTGCTTACAATGCTGCTGTTTTAGAATTTAAAAAAGGGAATTTCCAGAAAGCATATGATATGATGGATAATTTCAGTTCTTCCAACAAGATTCTTATGGCTCTTAAATATGGCGTAATGGGAGATTGTCTTGCAAACCTTAACAAAGGGGACGATGCTCTTTCTCAGTTCGAAAAAGCGGTAAGCTCTTCAGATGATGATTATACATCATACTACTTTACAAGAAAAGCAGGTCTTCTTTCTTTATCATTAAAAAAGAATGATGCTGCTAAAAAATACTTCTCTTCAATTGAAGAAAAATATAAGGATTATGACAATGGAGCATCTGATGCTTATATTGAAATGGTAAAATATTATTAA
- a CDS encoding c-type cytochrome, whose product MPNMKKNFLKIAGILSVGVITLNSCGDKTEPPLVYFPDMYFPVAYDPLMKAQDPYSDHENEIPAFASRNGQTGLIPVEGTVAQNKDGVLPSEAPKNTEDYNRLYDESKKITSSPLNPANKEKDLERGKKLFDHTCAACHGTGGDGKGPIVESGAYSGVPNYADREITVGSVHYVLENGRNNMGSYAGQLNAGDRWRVAMYVMNEFKKQAAAPAAAENKDAAAKDAPADNANTKK is encoded by the coding sequence ATGCCTAACATGAAAAAGAACTTTTTAAAAATAGCAGGTATCCTTAGCGTTGGAGTAATTACCTTAAATTCTTGCGGGGATAAAACTGAACCGCCTTTAGTATACTTTCCGGACATGTATTTTCCGGTAGCTTATGACCCGTTAATGAAAGCTCAGGATCCTTATTCAGATCACGAGAACGAAATTCCGGCATTTGCATCCAGAAACGGACAAACTGGATTAATTCCTGTAGAAGGAACTGTAGCTCAGAATAAAGATGGTGTTTTACCTTCTGAAGCTCCAAAAAATACGGAAGATTATAACAGACTATATGATGAGTCTAAAAAAATAACTTCGTCACCTTTAAATCCTGCTAATAAAGAGAAAGATTTAGAAAGAGGAAAGAAATTATTTGATCATACATGTGCTGCTTGTCATGGTACAGGTGGAGATGGTAAAGGTCCTATCGTAGAATCTGGTGCTTATAGTGGTGTTCCTAACTATGCAGACAGAGAAATCACTGTAGGTTCTGTACATTATGTATTGGAGAACGGACGTAACAACATGGGATCTTACGCTGGTCAGTTAAATGCTGGTGACAGATGGAGAGTGGCAATGTACGTTATGAACGAATTTAAAAAACAAGCTGCAGCTCCGGCAGCAGCTGAAAATAAAGATGCTGCGGCTAAAGATGCTCCGGCTGATAATGCTAATACTAAAAAATAA
- a CDS encoding DUF3341 domain-containing protein, giving the protein MSTTKRIYGLYGDDDDLMHGVKLFRDKGIEIAEVYTPFPVHGLDKALGLKKTRISDAAFIYACYGVSIGALTTWYMMNHDWPQVIGGKPNFDWAHNMPAFVVPMFELMVFCAAHLMSLTYLVRNKMYPGAKPQNPDPRTTDDKFLIEFVSDDVETIKQLLVDTGVEEITIKDA; this is encoded by the coding sequence ATGAGCACCACTAAAAGAATATACGGCCTTTATGGCGACGATGACGATTTAATGCACGGTGTTAAATTGTTCAGAGATAAAGGAATTGAAATTGCTGAAGTTTATACTCCATTCCCTGTTCACGGGTTAGATAAAGCTTTAGGGTTGAAAAAAACCAGAATTTCAGATGCTGCATTTATCTATGCTTGCTATGGTGTAAGTATCGGAGCATTGACAACATGGTACATGATGAACCACGACTGGCCTCAGGTTATTGGTGGTAAACCAAACTTCGACTGGGCACACAATATGCCTGCTTTCGTAGTACCAATGTTCGAGTTAATGGTTTTCTGTGCAGCGCACTTAATGTCACTAACCTATTTAGTAAGAAATAAAATGTATCCAGGTGCTAAACCTCAGAATCCGGATCCAAGAACAACAGATGATAAGTTCTTAATTGAATTTGTGTCTGATGATGTGGAAACGATCAAGCAATTGCTTGTGGATACAGGAGTTGAAGAAATAACAATTAAAGATGCCTAA